A genomic window from Syngnathus typhle isolate RoL2023-S1 ecotype Sweden linkage group LG18, RoL_Styp_1.0, whole genome shotgun sequence includes:
- the tmem184ba gene encoding transmembrane protein 184ba isoform X2 produces MPRLWRRDVPLSERLGVDSLLAEAAGTPPPGGPNISWLPEAPLLSQDQPTFLMTPMAQAVSGIFVWTSLILTCHQIYMHLRFYSSPREQRHIVRILFIVPIYGIDSWLSLLFFTNDQYYVYFDTIRDCYEAFVIYNFLSLCYEYLGGESAIMAEIRGKLIESSCMFGTCCLKGRAYSIGFLRFCKQATLQFCVVKPLMATITVILQAYGKYKDGDFNAASGYLYVTIICNVSVSLSLYALFLFYFATRNLLSPYGPVLKFVIVKSVIFLSFWQGVFLAIMERCGAIPQIDSVEVSVGKGTVAAGYQNFIICIEMFFAALILRFAFTYKVYKDKSISAQGSCAPMKSISSSLKETMNPGDMVQDAIHNFSPAYQHYTQQSTLEQGVPPPPVSRTLSAVSNHGDTEKTFLLSSDDEF; encoded by the exons atgccAAGGCTGTGGAGGCGAGATGTGCCCTTATCAGAGAGGTTGGGGGTGGACTCTCTTTTGGCTGAAGCGGCAGGGACACCACCGCCGGGAGGGCCCAACATCTCCTGGCTCCCCGAAGCCCCCTTGCTAAGCCAGGACCAGCCCACATTCCTCATGACCCCTATGGCCCAGGCCGTGTCTGGCATCTTCGTCTGGACTTCCCTCATCCTTACCTGCCACCAG atctaCATGCACCTGCGTTTCTATAGCTCACCCCGGGAGCAGCGGCACATCGTACGGATCCTCTTCATCGTCCCCATCTACGGCATCGACTCTTGGCTCAGCCTCCTCTTCTTCACCAACGACCAGTACTACGTCTACTTTGACACCATCAGGGACTGCTACGAGG CGTTTGTGATATACAACTTCCTGAGTCTGTGTTACGAATACCTCGGAGGAGAGAGCGCCATCATGGCCGAGATCCGAGGGAAACTCATCGA GTCCAGCTGCATGTTCGGCACGTGCTGCCTGAAGGGAAGGGCCTACTCCATCGGGTTCCTGCGCTTCTGCAAGCAGGCCACGCTGCAGTTCTGCGTCGTCAAGCCGCTCATGGCCACCATTACCGTCATCCTGCAGGCGTACGGAAAATACAAAGATGGAGACTTCAA CGCCGCCAGCGGGTACCTCTACGTCACCATCATCTGCAACGTCTCGGTCAGCTTGTCTCTGTACGCCCTCTTCCTCTTTTACTTCGCCACCCGCAACCTGCTCAGCCCATACGGGCCCGTGCTCAAGTTCGTCATCGTCAAGTCGGTCATCTTCCTCTCCTTCTGGCAAG GTGTGTTTCTGGCCATTATGGAGAGGTGCGGCGCCATCCCCCAGATTGACTCCGTGGAGGTGTCCGTCGGCAAAGGGACCGTCGCCGCCGGTTACCAGAACTTCATCATTTGCATCGAGATGTTTTTTGCCGCGCTGATCCTCCGTTTCGCTTTCACCTACAAAGTCTACAAGGACAAAAGTATCAGCGCGCAAG GCAGCTGCGCCCCGATGAAGAGCATCTCCAGCAGCCTGAAGGAGACGATGAACCCGGGCGACATGGTCCAGGACGCTATTCATAACTTCTCGCCGGCTTACCAGCATTACACCCAGCAGTCCACGCTGGAGCAGGgcgtgccgccgccgcctgtgTCGCGCACGCTCAGCGCCGTTAGCAACCACGGGGACACGGAGAAAACCTTCCTGCTGAGCTCGGACGATGAATTCTAG
- the tmem184ba gene encoding transmembrane protein 184ba isoform X1, with protein sequence MPRLWRRDVPLSERLGVDSLLAEAAGTPPPGGPNISWLPEAPLLSQDQPTFLMTPMAQAVSGIFVWTSLILTCHQIYMHLRFYSSPREQRHIVRILFIVPIYGIDSWLSLLFFTNDQYYVYFDTIRDCYEAFVIYNFLSLCYEYLGGESAIMAEIRGKLIESSCMFGTCCLKGRAYSIGFLRFCKQATLQFCVVKPLMATITVILQAYGKYKDGDFNAASGYLYVTIICNVSVSLSLYALFLFYFATRNLLSPYGPVLKFVIVKSVIFLSFWQGVFLAIMERCGAIPQIDSVEVSVGKGTVAAGYQNFIICIEMFFAALILRFAFTYKVYKDKSISAQGPLPTYGEFGSCAPMKSISSSLKETMNPGDMVQDAIHNFSPAYQHYTQQSTLEQGVPPPPVSRTLSAVSNHGDTEKTFLLSSDDEF encoded by the exons atgccAAGGCTGTGGAGGCGAGATGTGCCCTTATCAGAGAGGTTGGGGGTGGACTCTCTTTTGGCTGAAGCGGCAGGGACACCACCGCCGGGAGGGCCCAACATCTCCTGGCTCCCCGAAGCCCCCTTGCTAAGCCAGGACCAGCCCACATTCCTCATGACCCCTATGGCCCAGGCCGTGTCTGGCATCTTCGTCTGGACTTCCCTCATCCTTACCTGCCACCAG atctaCATGCACCTGCGTTTCTATAGCTCACCCCGGGAGCAGCGGCACATCGTACGGATCCTCTTCATCGTCCCCATCTACGGCATCGACTCTTGGCTCAGCCTCCTCTTCTTCACCAACGACCAGTACTACGTCTACTTTGACACCATCAGGGACTGCTACGAGG CGTTTGTGATATACAACTTCCTGAGTCTGTGTTACGAATACCTCGGAGGAGAGAGCGCCATCATGGCCGAGATCCGAGGGAAACTCATCGA GTCCAGCTGCATGTTCGGCACGTGCTGCCTGAAGGGAAGGGCCTACTCCATCGGGTTCCTGCGCTTCTGCAAGCAGGCCACGCTGCAGTTCTGCGTCGTCAAGCCGCTCATGGCCACCATTACCGTCATCCTGCAGGCGTACGGAAAATACAAAGATGGAGACTTCAA CGCCGCCAGCGGGTACCTCTACGTCACCATCATCTGCAACGTCTCGGTCAGCTTGTCTCTGTACGCCCTCTTCCTCTTTTACTTCGCCACCCGCAACCTGCTCAGCCCATACGGGCCCGTGCTCAAGTTCGTCATCGTCAAGTCGGTCATCTTCCTCTCCTTCTGGCAAG GTGTGTTTCTGGCCATTATGGAGAGGTGCGGCGCCATCCCCCAGATTGACTCCGTGGAGGTGTCCGTCGGCAAAGGGACCGTCGCCGCCGGTTACCAGAACTTCATCATTTGCATCGAGATGTTTTTTGCCGCGCTGATCCTCCGTTTCGCTTTCACCTACAAAGTCTACAAGGACAAAAGTATCAGCGCGCAAG GACCCCTCCCTACATACGGAGAGTTTG GCAGCTGCGCCCCGATGAAGAGCATCTCCAGCAGCCTGAAGGAGACGATGAACCCGGGCGACATGGTCCAGGACGCTATTCATAACTTCTCGCCGGCTTACCAGCATTACACCCAGCAGTCCACGCTGGAGCAGGgcgtgccgccgccgcctgtgTCGCGCACGCTCAGCGCCGTTAGCAACCACGGGGACACGGAGAAAACCTTCCTGCTGAGCTCGGACGATGAATTCTAG